One part of the Musa acuminata AAA Group cultivar baxijiao chromosome BXJ1-5, Cavendish_Baxijiao_AAA, whole genome shotgun sequence genome encodes these proteins:
- the LOC135582075 gene encoding F-box protein FBW2-like — translation MAEGSEVRAWEELIPDALSLIFRNLSLQEILTVIPRVCKSWERVVSGPYCWQEIDIEEWSLRCKPEHLDQMLHMLIARSCGSFRRLSVSGLHTESMFSFIADHAGSLRRLELPRSEISDSIAEVIAPRLSNITFLDISYCRKIGARAIEAFGKHCRSLIVLRRRMHPLEVANKVCQDEEAYAIAVSMPRLRHLELAYLLLTTRAVLDILSSCKDLEYLDLRGCWDVKLDQKYLKERHSGLKVLGPDIIDCYEQSCWDGCSDYSDSSVYTWDFMEDGEDVYEGLSDDDSIWEDDQGLEGFEVRFYGGGFSDAVTVFDWPPSP, via the exons ATGGCGGAGGGCAGTGAAGTCAGGGCCTGGGAGGAGCTCATCCCTGACGCCCTGAGCCTCATCTTCCGCAACCTCTCTCTTCAGGAGATCCTCACGGTCATTCCCAGGGTGTGCAAATCTTGGGAGCGGGTGGTGTCGGGGCCCTACTGCTGGCAGGAGATCGACATCGAGGAATGGAGCCTGCGGTGCAAGCCGGAGCATCTGGACCAGATGCTCCACATGCTCATTGCTCGAAGCTGTGGCTCGTTCCGCAGGCTCAGCGTCTCAGGGCTCCACACTGAATCCATGTTCTCCTTCATTGCAGACCA TGCCGGTTCCCTTCGGCGGTTGGAGCTTCCAAGAAGTGAAATAAGCGACTCCATTGCGGAAGTTATTGCCCCAAGACTATCAAATATAACTTTCTTAGACATTAGCTACTGCAGAAAGATAGGTGCCCGTGCGATTGAAGCATTCGGAAAGCACTGCAGATCCCTCATCGTTCTGCGGCGTAGGATGCATCCGCTAGAGGTCGCAAACAAGGTCTGCCAAGATGAAGAGGCATATGCTATTGCGGTATCGATGCCCAGGTTGCGCCACTTGGAGCTGGCCTACCTGCTCTTGACCACTCGAGCGGTACTTGATATCCTCTCAAGCTGCAAGGATCTTGAGTACTTGGACCTAAGGGGCTGTTGGGATGTGAAGCTAGATCAGAAGTATTTGAAGGAGCGGCATTCTGGTTTGAAAGTATTAGGACCAGACATTATAGACTGCTACGAGCAAAGTTGCTGGGATGGGTGCTCAGACTACTCGGATTCTTCTGTGTACACTTGGGACTTCATGGAAGACGGTGAAGATGTCTACGAGGGGTTAAGCGACGATGATAGCATATGGGAGGATGATCAAGGATTGGAGGGTTTTGAAGTAAGGTTCTACGGGGGTGGCTTTAGTGATGCAGTCACTGTGTTTGATTGGCCTCCATCTCCGTGA
- the LOC135675074 gene encoding protein PHOSPHATE-INDUCED 1 homolog, producing the protein MALSPPSLLLFSLLSLLLLQSSAVIPRMLFLVPQQPLVLTYHKGALLKGNYTVNLLFYGSFTPVQRAVVVDFVRSLSAPATSVESWWGTTGLYGPGGPTRLSLGRVLLDQGCSLGKSLTDSDLLALASRPPHRGAITAVLTAPDVLVDGFCMSRCGFHDAGRAGRRGKVRYAYLWVGNPATQCPGNCAWPFAQPTYGPQTPPLVPPNGDVGIDGLVINLATLLAGTVTNPYGDGYFQGPPTLPMEAATACTGIFGGGAFPGFPGNLLVDPASGASYNAKGLAGRKYLLPAMWDPRTRQCKLSA; encoded by the coding sequence ATGGCTCTCTCTCCTCcttctctcctcctcttctctctcctctctctgctGTTGCTCCAATCCTCCGCGGTCATCCCCCGGATGCTCTTCCTGGTGCCGCAGCAGCCCCTCGTGCTCACCTACCACAAGGGCGCGCTGCTCAAGGGCAACTACACCGTCAACCTCCTCTTCTACGGCAGCTTCACCCCCGTACAGCGCGCCGTCGTCGTCGACTTCGTCCGCTCCCTCTCCGCCCCCGCCACCTCCGTCGAGTCCTGGTGGGGAACCACCGGCCTGTACGGCCCCGGTGGCCCCACCCGGCTGTCACTCGGCCGCGTGCTCCTGGACCAGGGCTGCTCCCTCGGCAAGTCCCTCACCGACTCCGACCTCCTCGCGCTGGCCTCCCGCCCGCCCCACCGTGGCGCCATCACCGCCGTGCTCACCGCCCCGGACGTTCTCGTCGACGGCTTCTGCATGAGCCGGTGCGGCTTCCACGACGCCGGCCGCGCTGGGCGGCGCGGCAAGGTCCGGTACGCGTACCTGTGGGTGGGCAACCCGGCGACGCAGTGCCCGGGGAATTGCGCGTGGCCCTTCGCCCAGCCCACCTACGGCCCGCAGACGCCGCCGCTGGTGCCGCCCAACGGCGACGTCGGCATCGACGGCCTCGTCATCAACCTGGCGACGCTGCTGGCGGGCACGGTCACCAATCCCTACGGCGACGGCTACTTCCAGGGTCCGCCCACGCTGCCGATGGAGGCGGCGACGGCCTGCACCGGGATCTTCGGCGGTGGCGCGTTCCCGGGCTTCCCTGGGAACCTGCTCGTGGACCCCGCTTCGGGGGCCAGCTACAACGCGAAGGGATTGGCAGGGAGAAAGTACCTGCTTCCCGCCATGTGGGACCCCAGGACGAGGCAGTGTAAGCTCAGCGCGTAA